A single window of Gossypium hirsutum isolate 1008001.06 chromosome A10, Gossypium_hirsutum_v2.1, whole genome shotgun sequence DNA harbors:
- the LOC107951688 gene encoding guanylyl cyclase 1 isoform X4 gives MVKVPHVNQLFSWDCGLACVLMALTTIGVNDCSIENLAELCCTTSIWTVDLAYLLQKFSVRFSYYTVTFGANPNYSGETYYKEQLPNDLVRVDTLFKKAVEAGINIGCRSISGEEISCWILSGKYIAIALVDQYKLSQSWMEDVIIPGFQGNDVGYTGHYVVICGYDSETDEFEIRDPASSREHDRVSSKCLEEARKSFGTDEDLLLISLEESRKPNYSVL, from the exons CATGTAAACCAATTGTTCTCTTGGGATTGTGGACTTGCTTGTGTGTTGATGGCGTTAACTACTATTGGTGTTAATGATTGTAGTATTGAGAATTTAGCTGAACTTTGCTGCACAACTAG CATTTGGACAGTTGATCTCGCTTACTTACTGCAAAAGTTTTCGGTTAGATTTTCCTATTATACTGTAACATTTGGAGCTAACCCGAACTACTCCGGTGAGACATATTATAAG GAGCAACTGCCTAACGATCTGGTTCGAGTAGATACACTATTTAAAAAAGCGGTGGAAGCAGGAATCAATATAGGG TGCAGGTCCATCAGTGGTGAAGAAATCTCTTGTTGGATCTTGTCGGGAAAGTATATTGCAATCGCTTTGGTTGACCAGTACAAATTGAG TCAGTCTTGGATGGAGGATGTCATCATCCCTGGATTTCAGGGAAACGATGTAGGATATACCG GTCACTACGTTGTGATATGTGGCTACGATTCCGAAACAGACGAGTTCGAGATCAGAGATCCTGCGAGTTCTCG GGAACACGACAGGGTCTCATCAAAGTGTCTCGAAGAAGCACGCAAATCCTTTGGTACCGACGAAGATCTTCTTCTG ATATCACTCGAGGAGAGCCGGAAACCGAACTACTCCGTCTTGTAA
- the LOC121207824 gene encoding H/ACA ribonucleoprotein complex non-core subunit NAF1, protein MAELMDDAEFWLPAKFLTDDDVLMKKGKFENEIGGKKGTELLVSSHGFPSEFPYEFDSFSPLSSPVESVVGSTETESSDEDEFLAGLTRRLAYSTSQKLTVPATFSMDKNEKNGALASSPRSTLSGLGGCWSSSSNGSPNGPSQVPSPPTTPFGPQNDTWDLIYAAAGQVARLKMSNEVPKYTNFNHGRTLSKPQNHSFMKNNTTTNSLYSDQTLPFNQFNGRQVKASNWQAQVQQQHQQQHQHQHQHQIQTRLRNNVVGGRPLGLPQSSWPPLQAQPQQQKHSQNGMRAMFLGGSSGVKRESTGTGVFIPRRYGNTTNTTTHEPRKKSGCSTVLLPAKVVQALNLNFDDTKNHVQPQFNPTFASNYDALVARRNALLTQARRNYRPDGSLNLPQEWTY, encoded by the exons ATGGCTGAGTTGATGGACGATGCTGAGTTTTGGTTGCCGGCGAAGTTTTTAACCGACGATGATGTTCTTATGAAGAAAGGGAAATTCGAGAACGAAATCGGTGGAAAAAAGGGTACTGAGTTGTTGGTATCTAGTCATGGTTTCCCTTCTGAGTTCCCTTACGAGTTTGACTCCTTCTCGCCTTTGAGTTCACCCGTTGAATCTGTTGTTGGCTCTACGGAGACTGAAAGTAGTGATGAAGATGAGTTTCTTGCTGGATTGACTCGACGGCTCGCTTACTCAACGAGTCAGAAGCTTACTGTTCCTGCTACCTTTTCCATGGACAAAAACGAG AAAAACGGAGCTTTAGCGAGTTCACCAAGGTCGACACTGAGTGGACTCGGTGGATGTTGGTCATCTTCAAGCAACGGTAGTCCTAATGGTCCTTCTCAAGTACCATCTCCACCAACAACACCTTTTGGTCCTCAAAATGACACTTGGGATCTCATTTATGCTGCTGCTGGTCAAGTTGCTAGGCTAAAAATGAGCAATGAAGTGCCTAAATATACCAACTTTAACCATGGTAGAACCTTATCCAAACCGCAAAATCATTCCTTTATGAAAAACAACACAACCACAAACAGCTTGTATTCAGACCAAACCCTTCCTTTCAATCAG ttTAATGGAAGGCAAGTTAAGGCAAGTAACTGGCAAGCACAGGTTCAACAACAGCACCAGCAACAGCACCAGCACCAGCACCAGCACCAGATTCAGACTAGATTAAGGAACAATGTTGTTGGTGGGAGACCACTGGGGCTACCACAATCTTCATGGCCTCCACTTCAAGCTCAGCCCCAACAGCAGAAACATTCACAAAATGGGATGAGAGCTATGTTTCTTGGTGGATCTAGTGGTGTCAAGAGGGAATCAACTGGCACTGGTGTGTTTATACCTCGCAGATATGGCAACACCACCAACACCACCACTCATGAACCTAGAAAGAAATCAG GCTGTTCAACAGTGTTACTACCAGCAAAGGTTGTTCAAGCTCTAAATCTCAACTTCGATGATACCAAAAACCATGTTCAACCTCAATTCAATCCCACTTTTGCATCAAACTATG ATGCTTTGGTAGCAAGAAGAAATGCACTGTTGACACAAGCAAGAAGAAATTATAGACCAGATGGAAGCTTAAACTTGCCTCAAGAATGGACTTACTGA
- the LOC107951666 gene encoding UDP-glycosyltransferase 76F1, whose translation MDRQINSVEMEQRKGRRLVLFPLPLQGHINPMFDLANILHSRGFSITIIQTTFNSPNPSNYPHFTFRIISEDLPENNRCTKDLIAFVSMLNAICGLPFRDCLADLLSDTSEEPIACLISDAILYFTQDVANELKVPRMVLRTGAASSFCVFSSFPLLREKGYLPIQDSQLEEQIVELPPLRVKDLPVIHTNDPEDLYNVVVGMVEQSKASNGMIWNTFEELEGTSLATLHQKLGVPFFPIGPFHKCFAVTSSTTSSSLLTHDQSCISWLDKQDPKSVIYVSFGSLASISETQFLEIAWGLANSNQPFLWVVRPGLVHGSNWVEPLPNGFLETLGGKGHIVKWAPQQQVLAHPSVGGFWTHNGWNSTLESICEGVPMVCMPCFTDQKVNARYVSEVWGIGLQLEKGLERGEIEKTVKRLMVDKDGENIRERMLNLKEKSNLCLSESGSSKQALDSLVYHILSLESLTFHTH comes from the exons ATGGATAGGCAAATCAACAGTGTTGAAATGGAGCAAAGGAAAGGCAGAAGATTAGTGTTGTTTCCATTACCATTACAAGGCCACATTAATCCCATGTTTGACCTTGCAAACATTCTTCATTCAAGAGGGTTCTCAATCACCATTATCCAGACTACTTTCAACTCTCCCAACCCTTCAAACTACCCTCACTTCACTTTCCGTATCATCTCCGAAGATTTGCCTGAAAACAATCGATGCACGAAGGATCTCATCGCGTTCGTCTCGATGCTCAATGCGATATGTGGACTGCCTTTTCGTGATTGCTTGGCTGATTTGTTGTCCGATACTTCAGAGGAGCCGATTGCTTGCTTGATTTCCGATGCTATACTTTACTTCACTCAAGATGTTGCAAATGAACTTAAGGTTCCTAGGATGGTATTGAGGACTGGTGCTGCCTCTTCCTTTTgtgttttctcttcttttcctctCCTAAGGGAAAAAGGGTACCTTCCTATACAAG ATTCTCAGCTAGAGGAGCAAATAGTTGAGCTTCCACCATTAAGAGTAAAAGACCTCCCAGTGATCCACACAAATGACCCTGAAGATCTTTACAATGTGGTGGTTGGCATGGTGGAACAAAGCAAAGCATCAAATGGTATGATATGGAACACTTTTGAAGAACTAGAAGGGACTTCCCTTGCAACACTTCACCAAAAACTTGGGGTTCCATTTTTTCCAATTGGTCCATTCCATAAATGCTTTGCAGTCACTTCAAGTACTACTTCAAGCAGTTTGTTAACACATGACCAAAGTTGTATTTCATGGTTAGATAAACAAGACCCTAAATCAGTCATCTATGTGAGCTTTGGTAGTTTAGCATCAATAAGTGAAACCCAATTCTTGGAGATAGCTTGGGGTTTAGCTAATAGCAACCAACCATTCTTATGGGTGGTTAGGCCAGGTCTAGTCCATGGTTCAAACTGGGTTGAACCATTGCCAAATGGGTTCTTGGAAACATTGGGGGGGAAGGGACATATTGTTAAATGGGCTCCTCAACAACAAGTGTTGGCTCATCCATCTGTGGGAGGTTTTTGGACCCACAATGGGTGGAATTCAACTTTGGAGAGTATTTGTGAAGGGGTCCCTATGGTTTGCATGCCTTGTTTCACTGACCAAAAGGTTAATGCAAGGTATGTGAGTGAGGTTTGGGGGATTGGTTTGCAATTAGAGAAAGGGCTTGAGAGAGGGGAAATAGAGAAGACAGTCAAAAGATTAATGGTGGACAAAGATGGGGAAAATATAAGGGAGAGAATGTTGAATTTAAAGGAGAAATCAAATCTTTGCTTGAGTGAAAGTGGGTCTTCAAAACAAGCACTAGACAGCTTGGTTTATCACATTTTATCATTGGAATCACTTACTTTTCATACTCATTAA